In Paramisgurnus dabryanus chromosome 14, PD_genome_1.1, whole genome shotgun sequence, one genomic interval encodes:
- the LOC135718787 gene encoding uncharacterized protein, with translation MFGQEPRLPVDFLLGRVEEPLAGSVHRWVLEHQDRLQVAFEGARERLGVAANRRKARHDLQVRESVLKEGQLVYLRNYSVRGRNKIHDQWSSVLHQVIKAPTEGGVVYTIAPTTDLDKLKHVHRSLLKPQIGRSHFPVLQDVPLVEPVQLREDDLDEGDLFVLVSETALGTSGSAPQGTVQPAPQEFGVAPEVEGISGTGVTMQPVLNPLLSSGDPPVSSVVAGESMVRRTGRRTAGQHSNVHHLPRSVGEGTVSSIVSSAVGALFRPWD, from the coding sequence ATGTTCGGGCAGGAGCCTAGACTTCCGGTTGACTTCCTGCTTGGTAGGGTTGAGGAACCGCTGGCTGGTAGTGTCCATCGGTGGGTCCTGGAGCACCAGGATCGGTTGCAGGTGGCTTTTGAGGGTGCTCGTGAGCGGTTGGGGGTTGCAGCCAATCGCCGAAAAGCACGCCATGATCTACAGGTACGAGAATCTGTACTGAAGGAGGGTCAGTTGGTATATCTCCGCAATTACAGCGTGAGAGGTCGAAACAAAATCCATGACCAGTGGAGCTCTGTGTTGCATCAGGTCATCAAGGCACCCACAGAGGGAGGTGTGGTGTACACCATTGCCCCTACTACAGATTTAGACAAATTGAAGCATGTGCACCGATCTTTATTAAAGCCACAGATTGGTAGGAGCCATTTCCCTGTCCTGCAGGATGTGCCATTAGTGGAACCTGTGCAGCTACGGGAGGATGACTTGGATGAGGGTGATTTATTCGTTTTGGTGTCTGAAACTGCTCTGGGTACTAGTGGTTCAGCACCGCAGGGTACGGTCCAGCCTGCCCCTCAAGAGTTTGGCGTAGCTCCGGAAGTAGAAGGAATTTCTGGGACAGGGGTAACCATGCAGCCAGTACTGAATCCCCTGTTAAGTTCTGGGGATCCTCCCGTAAGTTCTGTGGTAGCAGGGGAAAGTATGGTGAGGAGGACTGGAAGGCGTACTGCCGGGCAGCACTCTAATGTACACCACCTCCCACGGTCAGTGGGGGAAGGTACTGTGTCTAGTATCGTGAGTAGTGCAGTTGGTGCTCTGTTTCGTCCATGGGATTGA